In a genomic window of Bordetella petrii:
- a CDS encoding DMT family transporter has product MSRAAAGSAPAATPPISAAHPAARPLIGIVLLILSAWTLSCLDASGKWVMEAGVPLLILCWVRYLAHLLLVLALVLPRRGLAVLRSTRPREQMLRGGSMLLATLAFFTTLSYIPQAEATAINFLAPLIVLALAPWVLKEPPRASRWVAAAVAFAGVLIIVRPGGGLHPLGVLFGLLTACCFAAQFIATRRVAGDDPYTSLIWSGAVGTVCLTLALPVTLPPAQAVLAQLSPGNWLLLISTGVSGALGHLLQIGAYRNAAASTLAPFVYLQIVSATAVGWLVWGHFPDALTWLGIAIICGSGIVIGLIEWRRSRASAPRTP; this is encoded by the coding sequence ATGTCCCGGGCCGCCGCCGGATCAGCCCCGGCAGCCACGCCGCCTATCTCTGCCGCCCACCCTGCGGCGCGCCCACTGATCGGCATCGTACTGTTGATTCTCTCGGCCTGGACACTGTCGTGCCTGGATGCCAGCGGCAAGTGGGTCATGGAAGCCGGCGTGCCGCTGCTGATCCTGTGCTGGGTGCGCTACCTGGCGCACCTGCTGCTGGTGCTGGCCCTGGTGCTGCCGCGTCGCGGCCTGGCCGTGCTGCGCAGCACGCGCCCGCGCGAGCAGATGCTGCGCGGCGGCTCGATGCTGCTGGCCACCCTCGCCTTCTTCACCACCCTGAGCTACATACCTCAAGCCGAGGCCACGGCGATCAACTTCCTGGCCCCCCTGATCGTGCTGGCGCTGGCGCCGTGGGTACTGAAAGAACCGCCCCGCGCCTCGCGCTGGGTGGCCGCGGCGGTGGCGTTCGCCGGCGTGCTGATCATCGTCCGCCCCGGCGGCGGGCTGCATCCGCTGGGTGTGCTGTTCGGCCTGCTGACCGCATGCTGCTTTGCCGCGCAGTTCATCGCCACGCGCCGCGTGGCCGGCGACGACCCCTACACCTCGCTGATCTGGAGCGGCGCGGTGGGCACCGTATGCCTGACCCTCGCCCTGCCCGTCACCTTGCCACCCGCCCAGGCCGTGCTGGCCCAGCTGAGCCCGGGCAACTGGCTGCTGCTGATCTCCACCGGCGTATCAGGCGCGCTGGGCCACCTGTTGCAGATCGGCGCCTACCGCAACGCCGCGGCATCGACGCTGGCGCCTTTCGTGTATTTGCAGATCGTCAGCGCCACCGCGGTGGGCTGGCTGGTGTGGGGGCACTTTCCCGACGCGCTGACCTGGCTGGGCATTGCCATCATCTGCGGCAGCGGCATCGTCATCGGCCTGATCGAATGGCGGCGCAGCCGCGCGAGCGCGCCGCGCACGCCATGA
- a CDS encoding SurA N-terminal domain-containing protein gives MFELLRNHRRWMQFILLILIVPSFFLVGIQGYESFIRREPELATVAGQPITRSEFDMAHRNQLEQFRQRLGSQFDPALVDTPAMREQLLNQLIDQRLLAQVAIDNRFSVSDGTLRNTIAAIPQVQDNGRFSPERYRQVLAAQGMTPTSFEAGLRRDLAVGRVLEPINQSAGAPDAVVASLESALTQQRTVQLRRFAAADYRAQVSVSPEDIQTWYDGNKQQLTVPEQVTAQYLVLDEAAATQGVQVKEEDIASYYEQNKNRFGQPERRRASHIMIELPAGASEDARKAAHAKAEALAKQAAADPAQFAELARANSQDAGSAGKGGDLGWLAPGMLAGPLEKSVFGLAKDQVSGVVESPSGLHIVKVTEIQPAAIKPLAEVRDEITAEIRKQIAATRFSEMATKLTEIVYDQRDSLQPAADALGLKLRTASGITREGLLPADQAGADAAASGPDAQLLDNPRVRQALFSPDVLRDKQNSGVIELSPDTMLAVRVAQVQPEHVPPLDKVSANIRERLLDERAAEAARKAGTAALDGWKADPATLPEGFGASAVVSRQQPGQLSQDVLNAAMRLPAEPLPAYAGVNDGNDYVVVRLDKVEAGASEASARDLLARQLGAAWGQAEDAAVLKVLREQYQVKILPEAASALQGQDQSAG, from the coding sequence ATGTTCGAACTACTACGCAATCATCGCCGTTGGATGCAGTTCATTCTGCTGATCCTGATCGTGCCGTCGTTCTTCCTGGTGGGCATCCAGGGCTACGAAAGCTTCATCCGCCGCGAGCCCGAACTGGCAACGGTGGCTGGCCAGCCCATCACTCGCAGCGAGTTCGACATGGCCCATCGCAACCAGCTCGAACAATTCCGCCAGCGCCTGGGCAGCCAGTTCGATCCCGCCCTGGTCGATACCCCCGCCATGCGCGAACAACTGCTCAACCAGCTGATCGACCAGCGCCTGCTTGCCCAGGTGGCCATCGACAACCGCTTTTCGGTATCTGACGGCACGCTGCGCAACACCATCGCCGCCATTCCACAAGTGCAGGACAACGGCCGCTTTTCCCCCGAACGCTACCGCCAGGTGCTGGCCGCACAGGGCATGACGCCTACCTCGTTCGAGGCCGGCCTGCGCCGCGACCTGGCGGTGGGGCGTGTGCTCGAACCCATCAACCAGTCGGCCGGCGCGCCCGATGCCGTGGTGGCCTCGCTCGAGTCCGCCCTGACCCAGCAGCGCACCGTGCAATTGCGGCGCTTCGCCGCGGCCGATTACCGCGCGCAAGTGTCAGTGTCGCCTGAAGACATCCAGACCTGGTATGACGGCAACAAGCAGCAGCTGACCGTGCCCGAGCAGGTGACCGCCCAGTACCTGGTGCTGGACGAAGCCGCCGCCACGCAGGGCGTGCAAGTCAAAGAAGAAGACATCGCCAGTTACTACGAGCAGAACAAAAACCGCTTCGGCCAACCCGAGCGCCGGCGCGCCAGCCACATCATGATCGAGCTGCCCGCGGGCGCCTCCGAAGATGCCCGCAAGGCCGCGCACGCCAAAGCCGAGGCGCTGGCCAAGCAGGCCGCCGCCGATCCCGCCCAGTTCGCCGAGCTGGCGCGCGCCAACTCGCAAGATGCCGGCTCGGCTGGCAAGGGTGGCGACCTGGGCTGGCTGGCGCCGGGCATGCTGGCCGGTCCGCTCGAAAAAAGCGTTTTCGGCCTGGCCAAAGACCAGGTCTCGGGCGTGGTTGAAAGCCCCTCGGGCCTGCATATCGTCAAGGTTACCGAAATCCAGCCCGCCGCCATCAAGCCGCTGGCCGAGGTCCGCGACGAAATCACCGCCGAAATCCGCAAGCAGATCGCGGCCACGCGGTTTTCCGAAATGGCCACCAAGCTTACCGAAATCGTGTACGACCAGCGCGACAGCCTGCAGCCCGCCGCCGATGCGCTGGGCCTGAAGCTGCGCACCGCCTCGGGCATCACCCGTGAAGGGCTGCTGCCCGCCGACCAGGCCGGCGCCGACGCCGCCGCCAGCGGCCCCGATGCCCAGTTGCTCGACAACCCGCGGGTGCGCCAGGCGCTGTTTTCGCCCGACGTTCTGCGCGACAAGCAGAATTCCGGGGTCATTGAACTGTCGCCCGACACCATGCTGGCGGTGCGCGTGGCCCAAGTGCAGCCCGAACATGTGCCGCCGCTGGATAAAGTCAGCGCCAACATCCGCGAGCGCCTGCTCGACGAGCGCGCCGCCGAAGCCGCCCGCAAGGCCGGCACGGCAGCCCTGGATGGCTGGAAGGCCGATCCGGCCACGCTGCCCGAAGGCTTCGGCGCTTCCGCGGTGGTGTCGCGCCAGCAGCCCGGCCAGCTGTCGCAAGACGTGCTGAACGCCGCGATGCGCCTGCCCGCCGAGCCGTTGCCCGCCTACGCAGGGGTGAACGACGGCAACGACTACGTGGTGGTGCGCCTGGACAAAGTCGAAGCCGGCGCCTCCGAGGCATCGGCCCGCGACTTGCTGGCGCGCCAGCTGGGGGCGGCCTGGGGCCAGGCCGAAGACGCCGCGGTGCTGAAAGTGCTGCGCGAGCAATACCAGGTGAAGATCCTGCCCGAAGCCGCCTCGGCCCTGCAGGGCCAGGATCAATCCGCCGGCTGA
- a CDS encoding LysR family transcriptional regulator, translating into MIDLRNIETFFWVSTLGSFRAASEKLNTTQPAVSQRIASLERDLGVRLFERDARGVTLTGKGHELLSHAERMLQLRRDMLQAAREQNVMRGPLRIGVAETIVQTWLPALVEYLHAAYPALVLQIEVDTTPVLRSHLTARQIDLAFLMGPVVEARFENLPLCAYPLAWVASPRLALGPEPLTLQRIGTLPVITYPSSSSPYQFVRDMLTRAGVQAPRMYGSASLSMVVRMTLDCIGTSVIAPVFLDKELASGELRLLDVQADPLPDLAFTATWVQGPDSHVARVIAQLAQQAAVGRLGPLSHGV; encoded by the coding sequence ATGATCGATCTACGAAACATCGAGACTTTTTTCTGGGTATCGACGCTGGGCAGTTTCCGGGCCGCGTCCGAAAAACTCAACACCACCCAGCCGGCGGTGTCGCAGCGTATCGCGTCGCTCGAACGCGACCTGGGCGTGCGCCTGTTCGAGCGCGACGCGCGCGGCGTGACGTTGACCGGCAAGGGCCACGAGCTGCTGTCGCATGCCGAGCGCATGCTGCAGTTGCGCCGCGACATGCTGCAGGCCGCGCGCGAGCAGAACGTGATGCGCGGCCCGCTGCGCATCGGCGTGGCCGAGACCATCGTGCAGACCTGGCTGCCGGCGCTGGTCGAGTACCTGCACGCCGCGTATCCGGCCCTGGTGCTGCAGATCGAGGTGGACACCACGCCGGTATTGCGCAGCCACCTGACGGCGCGCCAGATCGACCTGGCTTTCCTGATGGGCCCCGTGGTGGAGGCTCGCTTCGAAAACCTGCCGCTCTGCGCCTATCCGCTGGCCTGGGTGGCCAGCCCGCGCCTGGCGCTAGGCCCCGAGCCCCTGACGCTGCAGCGCATCGGCACGCTTCCTGTCATCACGTACCCGTCCAGCAGCAGCCCTTACCAGTTCGTGCGCGACATGCTCACGCGCGCCGGCGTGCAAGCCCCGCGCATGTACGGCAGCGCGTCGTTGTCGATGGTGGTGCGCATGACGCTGGACTGTATAGGCACCAGCGTCATCGCGCCCGTGTTTCTGGACAAAGAGCTGGCCAGCGGCGAGTTGCGGCTGCTGGACGTGCAGGCCGACCCGCTGCCCGACCTGGCGTTTACCGCTACCTGGGTGCAGGGCCCCGACAGCCACGTGGCGCGCGTGATCGCACAGCTGGCCCAGCAGGCTGCGGTGGGCAGGCTGGGTCCGCTGTCGCACGGCGTGTAG
- a CDS encoding cysteine hydrolase family protein, whose protein sequence is MTQPAARRALIVVDVQNEYFGGKLPIEYPDPQQSLANIGRAMDAAHAAGVPIVLVQDIEPAESPLFARGSHGAELHESVVSRPHDHHVVKGMPSAFAGTGLEAWLAERGIDTITVVGYMTHNCDDSTVKHAVHAGLRVEVLNDATGSVPYANSAGQASAEEIHRVLTVVMQSRFAAVMSTAQWIAGLNGAPMPTRDNIYASNQRARGLA, encoded by the coding sequence ATGACCCAACCCGCAGCCCGGCGCGCCCTGATCGTCGTCGATGTACAAAATGAATACTTCGGCGGCAAACTGCCCATCGAGTACCCCGACCCGCAGCAGTCGCTTGCCAACATCGGCCGCGCCATGGACGCGGCCCATGCAGCCGGCGTGCCCATCGTGCTGGTGCAGGACATCGAGCCGGCCGAGTCGCCGCTGTTCGCGCGGGGCTCGCACGGCGCCGAATTGCACGAAAGCGTGGTTTCGCGTCCCCACGACCACCACGTGGTCAAGGGCATGCCCAGCGCGTTCGCCGGCACCGGCCTGGAGGCGTGGCTGGCCGAGCGCGGCATCGACACCATTACCGTGGTGGGTTACATGACGCACAATTGCGACGATTCCACCGTGAAGCACGCGGTGCATGCCGGGTTGCGCGTGGAAGTGCTGAACGACGCCACCGGCTCGGTGCCCTACGCGAACAGCGCCGGCCAGGCCTCGGCCGAGGAAATCCACCGGGTGCTGACGGTAGTGATGCAAAGCCGCTTCGCCGCGGTGATGAGCACCGCGCAGTGGATCGCCGGCCTGAACGGCGCGCCGATGCCCACGCGTGACAACATCTACGCGTCGAACCAGCGGGCGCGCGGGCTGGCCTGA
- a CDS encoding AraC family transcriptional regulator has protein sequence MPEQAPPAAVDPVPLLTPFQVAQARQNRGIAVPAHRHDKGMLLAVREGVSVVRSDGEVLTMTPGRLGWMPPGMLHEAHWFGDARGLFLYVRADACDSLPAQACAWASGPLVEALLQRLAGIPPDEQNLAHTLRLFEVLVAELRILPQASLPLPMPRDHRLHELATTLLDRPDDARGIEAWARRVNMSSRTLMRRFRAETGITLGRWRQQARLLRSLEWLAAGKPVTEAALAVGYESISAFISSFRNAYGVTPSQYFARH, from the coding sequence ATGCCTGAGCAGGCTCCGCCAGCCGCCGTAGACCCGGTCCCGCTACTGACGCCGTTTCAGGTCGCCCAGGCACGCCAGAATCGCGGCATTGCCGTGCCCGCGCACCGCCACGACAAAGGCATGCTGCTGGCGGTGCGGGAAGGGGTCAGCGTGGTGCGCAGCGACGGCGAGGTGCTGACGATGACGCCCGGCCGCCTGGGCTGGATGCCGCCCGGCATGCTGCACGAGGCCCATTGGTTCGGCGACGCGCGCGGCCTGTTCCTGTATGTGCGGGCCGACGCCTGCGACAGCTTGCCCGCGCAGGCGTGCGCCTGGGCGTCCGGTCCGCTGGTCGAGGCGTTGCTGCAGCGCCTGGCCGGCATACCGCCCGACGAACAGAACCTCGCTCACACCTTGCGCCTGTTCGAGGTGCTGGTGGCCGAGCTGCGGATACTTCCCCAAGCCAGCCTGCCGCTGCCCATGCCGCGCGACCACCGCCTGCACGAGCTGGCGACGACGCTGCTGGATCGGCCCGACGACGCCCGGGGCATCGAGGCCTGGGCGCGGCGGGTAAATATGTCGTCGCGCACGCTGATGCGGCGCTTTCGCGCGGAAACCGGAATCACGCTGGGAAGATGGCGGCAACAGGCGCGGCTGCTGCGTTCGCTGGAATGGCTGGCGGCCGGCAAGCCGGTCACCGAAGCGGCGCTGGCGGTCGGCTATGAAAGCATCAGCGCCTTCATCAGCAGCTTTCGCAATGCGTATGGCGTGACGCCCAGCCAGTACTTCGCGCGCCACTAG
- a CDS encoding TRAP transporter small permease subunit: MTRPEQFRILGALLRRAESFSRVAVWVGGALTLASVLLISFDVVARKFFGFTTGGADELSSYAFAISTSWALAFATLQRANVRVDVLYQYLPVRLSALLDWISLVALGVFMVYLTYYAMEMAQTSWVRDSAANTPLATPLWIPQGLWMLGLLWMCITVALMLVRASLALATGDLDLVKQVCGVRSAQEEADEEAAAGERMVKGEAA; encoded by the coding sequence ATGACCCGACCTGAACAATTCCGGATCCTCGGCGCGCTATTGCGCCGGGCCGAGTCCTTTTCGCGCGTGGCCGTGTGGGTGGGCGGCGCGCTGACCCTGGCCAGCGTGCTGCTGATCTCGTTCGACGTGGTGGCGCGCAAATTCTTCGGCTTTACCACCGGCGGGGCCGACGAGCTGTCGAGCTACGCGTTTGCCATCAGCACCTCGTGGGCGCTGGCCTTCGCCACGCTGCAGCGCGCCAACGTGCGCGTCGACGTGCTGTACCAGTACCTGCCGGTGCGGCTGTCGGCGCTGCTGGATTGGATCTCGCTGGTGGCGCTGGGCGTCTTCATGGTGTACCTGACCTACTACGCTATGGAAATGGCGCAGACCTCATGGGTGCGCGACTCGGCGGCCAATACGCCGTTGGCCACGCCACTGTGGATTCCCCAGGGGCTGTGGATGCTGGGCCTGCTGTGGATGTGCATTACCGTGGCCCTGATGCTGGTGCGCGCCTCGCTGGCGCTGGCCACCGGCGACCTGGACCTGGTCAAGCAAGTCTGCGGCGTGCGCTCGGCGCAGGAAGAAGCCGATGAAGAAGCCGCCGCGGGCGAGCGCATGGTGAAAGGAGAGGCCGCATGA
- a CDS encoding TRAP transporter substrate-binding protein, giving the protein MKKPLIVAAIALMATAAHAQDLPKTHLTVVGGLSNLTAYNDYEKPFWTKTLPELSKGQVTADIKGFNEMGLKGPELLRLMSQGVIQFGTATLSYFASDNPINEAIDLAGLAPDVKTARAVTRAFEPVYAKLYGEGANVKLLGISTYPAQVLFCNAEIKSLADVKGKKVRTSSRTTAEFVEALGGSSVTMAFGEVVPALQNKVVDCAITGSLSGYSAKWYEVSTHLYALPINWNQQIHAVNQKAWDKLDPKVRTFLQTNIDKMVDDIWDAAARQTQEGYDCNTGAAACPYPVKGKMVLVQPTDADRQLLKKVLSESVLPKWAARCSAQCVQDFNATIGKELDLVAKK; this is encoded by the coding sequence ATGAAGAAGCCCTTGATCGTCGCCGCCATCGCATTGATGGCCACTGCCGCCCACGCGCAGGACCTGCCCAAGACCCACCTGACGGTGGTGGGCGGGCTCAGCAACCTGACCGCCTACAACGACTACGAAAAACCGTTCTGGACCAAGACCTTGCCCGAGCTGTCCAAGGGCCAGGTCACCGCCGATATCAAGGGCTTTAACGAGATGGGCCTCAAAGGCCCCGAGTTGCTGCGCCTGATGTCGCAGGGCGTAATCCAGTTCGGCACGGCCACCCTGTCGTACTTCGCGAGCGACAACCCCATCAACGAAGCGATCGACCTGGCCGGCCTGGCGCCCGACGTGAAGACGGCGCGCGCCGTGACCCGCGCCTTCGAGCCCGTGTACGCCAAGCTGTACGGCGAGGGCGCCAACGTCAAGCTGCTGGGCATTTCCACCTACCCCGCGCAGGTGCTGTTCTGCAATGCCGAGATCAAGAGCCTGGCTGACGTGAAGGGCAAGAAGGTGCGCACCAGCAGCCGCACCACCGCCGAATTCGTCGAGGCGCTGGGAGGCTCCAGCGTCACCATGGCGTTCGGCGAAGTCGTGCCGGCCCTGCAGAACAAGGTGGTGGACTGCGCCATCACCGGCTCGCTGTCGGGCTACTCGGCCAAATGGTACGAGGTCTCCACCCACCTGTACGCGCTGCCCATCAACTGGAACCAGCAGATCCACGCGGTCAACCAGAAGGCGTGGGACAAGCTCGATCCCAAGGTGCGGACCTTCCTGCAGACCAACATCGACAAAATGGTCGACGACATCTGGGACGCCGCCGCGCGCCAGACCCAGGAGGGCTATGACTGCAATACCGGCGCCGCGGCATGCCCGTACCCGGTCAAGGGCAAGATGGTGCTGGTGCAGCCCACCGATGCCGACCGCCAGCTGCTGAAGAAAGTGCTCAGCGAATCGGTGCTGCCGAAGTGGGCCGCTCGCTGCTCGGCGCAATGCGTCCAGGACTTCAATGCCACCATCGGCAAAGAACTGGACCTGGTCGCCAAGAAGTAA
- a CDS encoding ABC transporter ATP-binding protein, whose translation MDSKVSIEVSGLGKQVSDAGGTLSILEGIDFTVAAGSAVAITGSSGSGKSTLLGLMAGLDVPSAGSVRLAGQDLFSLDEDGRAQLRARHVGFVFQSFQLLPNLTALENVMLPLELAGQPARDAAQAMLRRVGLGERLHHYPRTLSGGEQQRVSLARAFVVRPGLLFADEPTGSLDATTGATVIDLMFDLHREHGTTLVLVTHDPQLAARCGRQLVLAAGRLAG comes from the coding sequence ATGGATAGCAAGGTCTCGATCGAGGTTTCCGGGCTGGGCAAGCAGGTGTCGGACGCGGGCGGCACGCTGTCGATCCTGGAGGGAATCGATTTTACGGTGGCGGCCGGCAGCGCCGTGGCCATTACCGGCAGCTCGGGTTCCGGCAAGTCCACGTTACTGGGACTCATGGCCGGCCTGGACGTTCCCTCGGCCGGCAGCGTGCGGTTGGCCGGGCAGGATCTGTTCTCCCTCGATGAAGACGGCCGCGCGCAGCTGCGCGCGCGCCACGTCGGTTTTGTGTTCCAGTCATTCCAACTGCTGCCCAACCTGACGGCGCTGGAAAACGTCATGCTGCCGCTGGAACTGGCCGGCCAGCCGGCGCGCGACGCCGCCCAGGCCATGTTGCGGCGAGTGGGGCTGGGCGAACGGCTGCACCACTATCCGCGTACCCTGTCCGGCGGCGAGCAGCAGCGCGTGTCGCTTGCCCGCGCCTTCGTGGTGCGTCCGGGCCTGCTGTTCGCCGACGAGCCCACCGGCAGCCTGGACGCCACCACCGGCGCCACGGTCATCGACCTGATGTTCGACCTGCATCGCGAGCACGGCACGACCCTGGTGCTCGTCACGCACGATCCGCAACTTGCCGCCCGTTGTGGGCGGCAACTGGTGCTGGCGGCCGGCCGGCTGGCCGGCTGA
- a CDS encoding TRAP transporter large permease, producing the protein MIATTLILLLVLIGISIPVGAALGVLGLILDPLYSMLPLTRAIGEISWSANNEFLLVAIPLFIMLGEVLLRSGFAERMYSAMSLWLSWLPGGLMHANIGASTLFSATSGSSVATAATVGTVALPQIKKYGYNEPLFLGSLAAGGTLGILIPPSINLVIYGVLTNSSVPKLYLAGILPGFGLAMLFMLTVAVACVLRPQWGGHKISATMAQRLASLVHLAPPLGIFFLVVGSIYAGLATPTEAAALGVLGALILAACFGRLTFAMLRDAIEGTMRSTAMIMLIVIAASFLNFVLSATGITDALTRSITGLGLSPGWMLLILVLFYLVLGCFMETLSMMITTIPIVAPIMIAMGYDPIWLGIVIIVLVEAALITPPVGLNLFVVQSLRKSGSMGAVIVGSLPFVFAMFLMLALLAFFPDLALWLPRVFG; encoded by the coding sequence ATGATCGCCACGACCCTGATCCTGTTGCTGGTGCTGATCGGCATTTCGATTCCCGTGGGCGCCGCCCTGGGGGTGCTGGGCCTGATCCTCGACCCCCTGTATTCCATGCTGCCGCTGACACGCGCCATCGGCGAAATCTCGTGGAGCGCGAACAACGAATTCCTGCTGGTGGCGATTCCGCTGTTCATCATGCTGGGCGAAGTGCTGCTGCGGTCGGGTTTCGCCGAGCGCATGTACAGCGCCATGAGCTTGTGGCTGTCGTGGTTGCCGGGCGGACTGATGCACGCCAACATCGGCGCCTCGACGCTGTTCTCGGCCACCTCGGGCTCCAGCGTCGCCACCGCGGCCACCGTGGGCACGGTCGCCCTGCCGCAGATCAAGAAATACGGCTACAACGAGCCGTTGTTCCTGGGCAGCCTGGCCGCCGGCGGCACGCTGGGCATCCTGATTCCGCCGTCGATCAACCTGGTGATCTATGGCGTGCTGACCAATTCGTCGGTGCCCAAGCTGTACCTGGCCGGCATCTTGCCGGGTTTCGGCCTGGCGATGCTGTTCATGTTGACTGTGGCGGTGGCCTGCGTGCTGCGGCCGCAATGGGGCGGGCACAAGATCAGCGCCACGATGGCGCAGCGCCTGGCCAGCCTGGTGCACCTGGCGCCGCCGCTGGGCATTTTCTTCCTGGTGGTGGGCTCGATCTACGCCGGCCTGGCCACGCCCACCGAGGCGGCCGCGCTGGGCGTGCTGGGCGCCCTGATACTGGCGGCCTGCTTCGGCCGCTTGACCTTCGCCATGCTGCGCGACGCTATCGAAGGCACCATGCGCTCCACTGCCATGATCATGCTGATCGTCATCGCAGCCAGCTTCCTGAACTTCGTGCTGTCCGCCACCGGCATCACCGACGCGCTGACCCGGTCGATTACCGGCCTGGGCCTGTCGCCGGGCTGGATGCTGTTGATACTGGTGCTGTTCTACCTGGTGCTGGGCTGCTTCATGGAAACGCTGTCGATGATGATCACCACGATCCCCATCGTGGCGCCCATCATGATCGCCATGGGCTATGACCCGATCTGGCTGGGCATCGTCATCATCGTGCTGGTAGAGGCCGCGCTGATCACGCCGCCGGTGGGGCTGAACCTGTTCGTGGTGCAAAGCTTGCGCAAGAGCGGCAGCATGGGCGCCGTCATCGTGGGCAGCCTGCCGTTCGTGTTCGCCATGTTCTTGATGCTGGCGCTGCTGGCGTTCTTTCCCGACCTGGCCCTGTGGCTGCCGCGCGTGTTCGGCTGA
- a CDS encoding GlxA family transcriptional regulator, giving the protein MPLISAARRAPVHSMRSLPAVSSRFSVPRREPAAATVAVVAFDQISAFHLTVPCAVFEQREAPGLPAFDLRVCAAEPGPLRTSAGFTVQADHGLRELARADIVVVPSWRDTSEPAPPALLRALRQAHARGALVVGLCLGAFVLAEAGLLDGRAATTHWMWADDFSARYPRVRLDRDVLYVDAGDVVTSAGTAAGIDCCLHVLRRRWGAEVANSVARRLVVPPHRQGGQAQYVEQPVPASVGADRLSGVLAWVSAHLDRAHDLDSLAARAAMSRRTFTRHFRQATGGTVGQWLLSQRLALAQRLLETSDAPVETIAAQAGFGTPLSLRQHFRRALKVSPSAYRREFRQSV; this is encoded by the coding sequence ATGCCCTTGATCAGCGCCGCCCGTCGTGCGCCCGTCCATTCCATGCGTTCCCTGCCTGCCGTGTCCAGCCGTTTTTCCGTCCCGCGCCGCGAACCGGCCGCCGCCACCGTGGCCGTGGTGGCCTTCGACCAGATCAGCGCATTTCACCTGACGGTGCCCTGTGCGGTGTTCGAGCAGCGCGAGGCGCCGGGCCTGCCGGCCTTCGACCTGCGCGTCTGCGCCGCCGAGCCGGGGCCGCTGCGCACCAGCGCCGGCTTCACGGTGCAGGCCGATCATGGCCTGCGCGAACTGGCGCGGGCCGACATCGTGGTGGTGCCGAGCTGGCGCGACACGAGCGAACCCGCGCCGCCCGCGCTGCTGCGGGCGCTGCGGCAGGCGCACGCGCGCGGCGCGCTGGTGGTGGGCCTGTGCCTGGGCGCTTTCGTGCTGGCCGAGGCCGGCCTGCTGGACGGGCGCGCCGCCACCACCCACTGGATGTGGGCCGACGATTTTTCGGCGCGCTATCCGCGGGTGCGGCTCGACCGCGATGTGCTTTACGTGGACGCCGGCGACGTGGTCACCTCGGCCGGCACCGCTGCCGGCATCGATTGCTGCCTGCACGTGCTGCGGCGGCGCTGGGGCGCGGAAGTCGCCAACAGCGTGGCGCGCCGGCTGGTGGTGCCGCCGCACCGGCAGGGTGGCCAGGCGCAGTATGTGGAACAGCCGGTGCCGGCGTCGGTGGGCGCGGACCGACTGTCCGGCGTGCTGGCTTGGGTGTCGGCGCACCTGGACCGCGCGCACGACCTGGATTCGCTGGCGGCGCGCGCGGCGATGAGCCGCCGCACGTTCACCCGCCATTTCCGGCAGGCTACCGGGGGCACCGTGGGCCAGTGGCTGTTGTCGCAGCGGCTGGCCCTGGCCCAGCGGCTGCTGGAAACCAGCGACGCGCCGGTCGAGACGATTGCCGCGCAGGCCGGCTTCGGCACGCCGCTGTCGCTGCGGCAGCATTTCCGGCGCGCGCTGAAAGTGTCGCCGTCGGCATACCGGCGCGAATTCCGGCAATCGGTATGA
- a CDS encoding arylesterase, translating to MRLFFRWFVAAAMSAAFAAPAVHAQTPAPAPGSAPRTLLVVGDSLSAEYGLARGTGWVPLLARRLSEQYPDYQVINASISGDTTSGGVSRLPALLQRHHPAIVVLELGPNDALRGLSLKMTEQNLRAMASQARQAGARVLIVGMQIPPNYGRDYAQRFAAVFPAVAKAEQAGLVPFLMDGMATDRALFQADGIHPNEQAQPLLLDNVWAALQPILKKDQPAD from the coding sequence ATGCGTCTATTCTTCCGTTGGTTCGTTGCCGCCGCCATGTCCGCCGCCTTTGCCGCGCCGGCCGTCCACGCTCAGACCCCCGCCCCGGCGCCAGGTTCCGCGCCGCGCACCTTGCTGGTGGTGGGCGACAGCCTGTCTGCCGAATACGGCCTGGCGCGGGGCACCGGATGGGTGCCGCTGCTGGCCAGGCGCCTGTCGGAACAATACCCCGATTACCAGGTCATCAATGCCAGCATCAGCGGCGATACTACCAGCGGCGGCGTCTCGCGCCTGCCAGCGCTGCTGCAGCGCCACCACCCGGCCATCGTGGTGCTGGAGCTGGGCCCCAACGACGCGCTGCGCGGGCTATCCCTGAAAATGACCGAGCAGAACCTGCGCGCCATGGCCAGCCAGGCGCGCCAGGCCGGCGCGCGGGTGCTGATCGTGGGCATGCAGATTCCGCCCAATTACGGGCGCGATTACGCGCAACGCTTCGCCGCGGTGTTTCCCGCGGTGGCCAAGGCCGAACAGGCGGGACTGGTGCCGTTCCTGATGGACGGCATGGCCACCGACCGCGCGCTGTTCCAGGCTGATGGCATCCATCCCAACGAACAGGCCCAGCCGCTGCTGCTGGATAACGTATGGGCTGCGCTGCAGCCCATACTGAAGAAGGATCAGCCGGCGGATTGA